From the Micromonospora echinofusca genome, the window CGACGCTGACCGCCGCCCTGCTCGCCGGGGACGCGCTGGTGCTGGCCCAGGTGGGCGACTCCCGCTGCTACCTGCTGCGCGACGGGGAGCTGACCCAGCTCACCCGGGACGACACCTTCGTCCAGGCGCTGGTCGACCAGGGGGCGCTCTCGCCCGAGCAGGCGCGGCACCACCCGCAGCGGTCCCTGGTGACCCGGGCGGTGCAGGGCTCGGACACGCCCCCGGCGATCGGGGTGCTCACGGTGGTGGCCGGCGACCGGCTGCTGCTGTGCAGCGACGGGCTCTCCGACTACGTCGAGGACGGCACGATCGCCGCCGCGCTGAGCACGTACGGCGACCGGCACCAGTGCGGCGAGCAGCTCGTCAAGCTCGCCCACCAGGCCGGCGCGCCGGACAACGTGACCGTCGTGGTCTCGGACGTCGTCGCCGTCTGAGCGCGTCCGGGCTCCCGTCGCGGTCGGCCGCCGGCAGCTAGGTAGTTGTGCCAGCTAGGTAGTGCCGCTATGTTCCTCGGGTGGATTCCGACCGGCGCGGGCAGTGGCTGCGCGGGGTGCTCGACCTCTGCGTCCTGGCCCTGCTTCGCGAGGGCGAGTCCTACGGCTACCAGCTCGCCCAGTCGCTGGAGGCCGCCGGCATCGGGCCGATCCAGGGCGGCACGCTCTATCCGGTGCTGCTGCGCCTGCAACGCACCGGCCTGGTCACCGCCGACTGGCGGGAGGGCGCGTCCGGTCCGGCCCG encodes:
- a CDS encoding PP2C family protein-serine/threonine phosphatase encodes the protein MTLILRSAILNDIGLVRTNNEDSALAGDRLVAVADGMGGLPAGEVASEIVIRILDELSPPTTPDEAAGALRAVVSTANRRIHAAITVDPARDGMGTTLTAALLAGDALVLAQVGDSRCYLLRDGELTQLTRDDTFVQALVDQGALSPEQARHHPQRSLVTRAVQGSDTPPAIGVLTVVAGDRLLLCSDGLSDYVEDGTIAAALSTYGDRHQCGEQLVKLAHQAGAPDNVTVVVSDVVAV
- a CDS encoding PadR family transcriptional regulator, encoding MDSDRRGQWLRGVLDLCVLALLREGESYGYQLAQSLEAAGIGPIQGGTLYPVLLRLQRTGLVTADWREGASGPARKYYRLTDSGRATLRQGGSAWLAFVAPVTGLVTKGVDG